From a region of the Methanolobus tindarius DSM 2278 genome:
- a CDS encoding DNA-3-methyladenine glycosylase I, with protein MIDYKDIFFKVESSLQDYCSLSEEDFKNNFGYYKTYENQDLKDSQYYERLVEVIFYSGFKAETVDKKMPAIKSYFSDFQSVAEYDESMIIKIMQDEQMIRNEKKISACIKNAKIFRNIVEKHDSFKKYIDTFKTEQSFENLMLFKEELQYTFSFLGDITSYHFMTDIGLPVLKPDRVITRIFKRIGLIESENQLLKTVIHGRKFSQETGHPIRYIDIILVTYGQMGNDDYFGLKDGGICLGKNPKCNICGIRDFCNYSR; from the coding sequence GTGATTGATTACAAAGATATATTTTTCAAAGTTGAATCTAGCTTACAAGATTATTGTTCTCTATCAGAAGAAGATTTCAAGAATAATTTTGGTTATTACAAAACATATGAGAACCAAGATTTAAAAGATTCTCAATATTATGAAAGGTTAGTCGAAGTTATATTTTATTCAGGTTTCAAGGCTGAAACAGTTGATAAGAAAATGCCTGCTATTAAATCTTATTTTTCAGATTTTCAATCTGTTGCAGAATACGATGAATCTATGATTATTAAGATAATGCAGGACGAGCAGATGATACGGAATGAAAAGAAAATTTCAGCATGTATCAAAAACGCAAAAATATTCAGGAATATAGTTGAAAAACATGATTCTTTCAAAAAGTACATAGATACTTTCAAAACTGAACAGTCTTTTGAGAATTTGATGTTGTTCAAAGAGGAATTGCAGTATACTTTTTCGTTTTTGGGTGATATAACATCATACCATTTCATGACTGATATTGGACTTCCTGTTTTGAAACCTGATCGGGTAATTACAAGGATTTTCAAAAGAATAGGTTTGATTGAGAGTGAAAATCAATTATTGAAAACCGTTATTCATGGAAGGAAGTTCAGTCAGGAAACTGGTCATCCTATAAGATATATTGATATTATTTTAGTGACTTATGGCCAAATGGGAAATGATGATTATTTTGGTTTGAAAGACGGCGGAATATGTCTAGGTAAAAATCCAAAATGCAATATATGCGGAATCAGAGATTTTTGCAATTACAGTAGATAA